In Desulfonatronum thiosulfatophilum, the following are encoded in one genomic region:
- the pal gene encoding peptidoglycan-associated lipoprotein Pal yields MRWNWVVVCVLMLAMLAAFSSGCAKKQVDSTPVGVTAIDAERAAEEARLREETRLREQQLEEERLSRERNEQQRARMSQMAEMITANMIHFAYDSYELRPDAREILQTKSELLKQNQEIRLLIEGHTDERGTSEYNLALGERRARAAYEFLVLLGVSPNRLQIVSYGKERPLNPASNETAWAQNRRAQFRLLDM; encoded by the coding sequence ATGCGGTGGAATTGGGTTGTTGTTTGTGTGCTGATGTTGGCCATGCTTGCGGCTTTCAGCTCAGGTTGCGCGAAAAAGCAAGTGGATTCCACACCGGTCGGCGTCACCGCCATTGATGCGGAACGAGCCGCCGAGGAGGCCAGGCTTCGGGAAGAGACCAGGCTGCGGGAGCAACAGTTGGAGGAGGAACGTCTATCCAGGGAGCGCAACGAGCAGCAGCGTGCCAGAATGTCCCAGATGGCGGAAATGATCACGGCAAACATGATCCATTTTGCCTATGATTCCTACGAACTGCGGCCTGATGCCCGGGAAATTCTGCAGACCAAGTCCGAGTTGCTGAAGCAGAATCAGGAGATTCGGCTGTTGATCGAAGGTCACACCGACGAGCGCGGCACATCGGAGTACAACCTGGCTCTGGGTGAGCGCCGTGCCCGGGCTGCCTACGAATTCCTGGTCCTCTTGGGCGTCAGCCCCAACAGATTGCAAATCGTCAGCTACGGCAAGGAGCGTCCCTTGAATCCCGCGAGCAACGAAACCGCATGGGCCCAGAACCGTCGCGCCCAGTTCAGATTGCTGGACATGTAG
- a CDS encoding PD40 domain-containing protein, whose protein sequence is MSLKHKPNLRWSIRIISFFLCVWGFVPVAWAQQTLSIDIYGPGQSQLNLVAATPLGIPSGQPVPPKAAILADHLREYLSFMPFLRLVPGSQVLGGDVLEGVSAADIDFRRFRLERVDLVLTSGWTSGGDSVELRVYETFEQRLVLGKAYSGVTQEELPQVAARFCADLMAELTGQGDFFRSTLAFVRAHGENKEIWAASPMGQGLRQLTQLGGISMSPSWSRNGQHLTFTLIADGRHYLAILDKSDGNVRRVQLPGNSVISPVFNHDGKIFVSLNPEGRPDIYQLTDDMRMGPRVAQSWAIDISPSFDATGSKMAFVSSRLGNPHIFIMDTASGDTRRVTFEGTYNTNPSLSPDGRMVVFSRQTSEGHRIFLHDLVSGRERQLTFGPRNDVSPAWAPDNFFIAFSSDRSGESKIYLTTRHGDEARMAPLGDGQLSSPAWSRQP, encoded by the coding sequence ATGTCTCTCAAGCATAAACCGAATCTTCGGTGGAGCATTCGCATAATTTCTTTTTTTCTTTGCGTATGGGGCTTTGTACCGGTTGCCTGGGCGCAGCAAACCCTGAGCATCGACATCTACGGCCCGGGACAGTCCCAGTTGAACCTGGTTGCCGCCACCCCCCTCGGAATTCCTTCCGGACAGCCGGTTCCCCCCAAGGCGGCCATTCTTGCGGATCATTTGCGGGAATACCTGAGTTTCATGCCATTCCTCCGCCTCGTCCCCGGTTCCCAGGTGCTTGGCGGAGACGTATTGGAAGGAGTCTCGGCCGCGGACATTGACTTCCGGCGCTTTCGCCTTGAGCGTGTCGATCTGGTCCTTACCTCCGGTTGGACCAGCGGTGGGGATTCCGTGGAACTGCGAGTCTATGAGACATTTGAGCAGCGTCTGGTCCTGGGCAAGGCCTATTCCGGCGTGACTCAGGAGGAACTGCCGCAGGTGGCGGCCCGGTTCTGCGCGGACCTGATGGCCGAGTTGACCGGGCAGGGAGATTTTTTTCGTTCGACTCTGGCTTTTGTGAGGGCACACGGCGAAAACAAGGAGATCTGGGCAGCTTCGCCCATGGGTCAGGGGCTGCGCCAACTCACCCAACTGGGCGGAATCAGCATGAGTCCGTCCTGGTCCAGGAATGGACAGCATCTCACGTTCACGCTGATCGCCGACGGTCGGCATTACCTGGCGATCCTGGACAAGAGCGACGGTAATGTCCGTCGGGTGCAGTTGCCCGGGAACAGCGTCATATCGCCGGTATTCAATCACGATGGTAAGATATTCGTCAGCCTGAACCCCGAAGGCCGGCCGGACATCTACCAATTGACCGACGACATGAGAATGGGCCCGAGAGTCGCCCAGAGCTGGGCTATTGATATTTCGCCAAGTTTCGACGCAACAGGCTCAAAAATGGCGTTTGTTTCAAGCAGACTTGGAAATCCGCATATTTTCATCATGGACACGGCTTCCGGGGATACCCGCCGTGTGACCTTCGAGGGCACGTACAACACGAATCCCAGCCTCAGCCCGGATGGCAGAATGGTTGTTTTTTCACGCCAAACCAGTGAAGGACATCGCATTTTTCTGCATGACCTGGTTTCCGGGCGCGAGAGGCAGTTGACATTTGGGCCAAGAAATGATGTCAGTCCAGCTTGGGCGCCCGATAATTTTTTCATTGCGTTCAGTTCTGATCGGAGTGGAGAAAGTAAGATTTATCTGACGACTCGACACGGTGATGAAGCCCGGATGGCGCCCCTGGGAGATGGACAACTTTCATCACCGGCTTGGAGCCGGCAACCGTAA
- a CDS encoding energy transducer TonB, translating into MGFSTQVRVFGLSLLLHIIVVGLGLIQLSSSKQIHVRLDQPVVYQVDLVRLEPPAPGRPAPVAPAPQPAPPAPPPVVQEQAKPAPTPPKPAPPAPPPPQPKAEVRIPEQPKPTPAPPKPAPAPAPPKPAPAPEPPKPAPEPPKPAPAPEPPEPAPSPEPKPDPPAPTPTPPKPTTPAPPQRTEPTREQILAEALGAVQKDVSQRSQPTAPGAGQGGAEGQVGYGGLVEVYAQIVENRIKAQWRFPKGGSRQDLSTTLEIQVDRDGRVLGSRVIRSSGRADFDASTERAVEETGQLPPPPRPDLRTIRITFNLQEL; encoded by the coding sequence GTGGGTTTTTCCACGCAAGTACGTGTTTTCGGGTTGTCCCTTCTCCTGCACATCATTGTGGTGGGGCTAGGGTTGATCCAATTGTCCTCCAGCAAGCAGATTCATGTTCGGCTGGATCAGCCTGTGGTCTACCAGGTGGACCTTGTCCGGCTGGAGCCGCCGGCTCCGGGTCGTCCCGCGCCGGTGGCGCCAGCGCCTCAGCCTGCTCCCCCGGCGCCTCCTCCGGTGGTGCAGGAGCAGGCGAAGCCGGCGCCAACGCCGCCCAAGCCCGCCCCTCCGGCGCCTCCTCCGCCGCAACCCAAGGCCGAGGTGCGCATTCCGGAACAACCCAAGCCTACACCGGCGCCTCCTAAGCCGGCCCCAGCCCCGGCACCGCCCAAGCCCGCGCCGGCCCCGGAACCGCCCAAGCCGGCCCCGGAACCGCCCAAGCCTGCACCGGCACCAGAACCGCCCGAGCCTGCACCGTCGCCGGAGCCAAAACCGGATCCGCCCGCACCCACTCCGACTCCGCCAAAACCGACGACTCCGGCGCCGCCGCAACGAACCGAGCCGACACGGGAGCAGATCTTGGCCGAGGCGCTTGGCGCGGTCCAGAAGGACGTGTCCCAGCGTAGCCAGCCCACTGCTCCAGGAGCAGGCCAGGGAGGTGCGGAGGGCCAAGTCGGCTACGGCGGACTGGTGGAGGTTTACGCCCAGATCGTGGAAAATCGCATCAAGGCCCAATGGCGTTTTCCAAAGGGCGGATCTCGCCAGGATTTGAGCACGACCCTGGAAATTCAGGTGGACAGGGATGGTCGGGTGCTCGGCAGTCGCGTCATTCGTTCATCGGGCCGTGCGGACTTTGATGCTTCAACCGAACGGGCCGTGGAGGAAACAGGGCAGCTTCCGCCGCCGCCGCGACCCGATCTGCGCACAATCCGCATTACGTTTAATCTTCAGGAGTTGTAA
- a CDS encoding ExbD/TolR family protein produces the protein MESHSGQGYMDQMNVVPFVDVMLVLLVIFMVTAPFMTEGLEVDLPQTRTVQTLPQDEDTLVLTVRRDGTILLDEYEVALEELGTHVARLIQTRDKILYLRADKDVPYGLVVQVMAEAREAGVDRLGIVAEAESREQ, from the coding sequence ATGGAATCCCATTCCGGTCAGGGATATATGGACCAGATGAACGTGGTCCCTTTCGTGGATGTCATGCTTGTACTGCTGGTCATCTTTATGGTCACGGCGCCGTTCATGACGGAGGGTCTGGAGGTGGATTTGCCTCAGACCCGCACCGTGCAGACCCTGCCCCAGGATGAGGACACACTGGTGCTGACGGTCCGTCGGGACGGCACCATACTTTTGGATGAATACGAGGTCGCCCTGGAGGAACTCGGAACGCATGTCGCCCGGCTGATCCAGACCCGCGACAAGATCCTGTATCTCCGGGCAGACAAGGACGTACCGTACGGTCTCGTGGTTCAGGTCATGGCCGAGGCCAGAGAAGCCGGGGTGGATCGCCTGGGCATCGTGGCCGAAGCGGAATCGCGGGAACAGTAA
- a CDS encoding MotA/TolQ/ExbB proton channel family protein: MEFVPQSGIWDLVRQATIVVQLVMLLLVGMSLASWSIIFYKIIILRRAKQQALADFKRFQNAPDLGSAVHILARSADSPLYPLAYQAVAELKRLEGSALPAAQRSRIAMDNLRRVLRQNVSNSLRNMASSLSFLATCASSAPFIGLFGTVWGIMHSFHAIGLMGSASLATVAPGLSEALVATAIGLAVAIPASVAYNFFRGQLGSIEVELINFAGAFLNRVQRELPWISGQVEVEENGLTDPDI, translated from the coding sequence ATGGAATTTGTTCCTCAATCAGGCATTTGGGATCTGGTGCGTCAGGCTACCATTGTCGTGCAATTGGTCATGCTGCTTCTGGTGGGCATGTCCTTGGCCAGTTGGAGCATTATCTTTTATAAAATCATCATTCTGCGCCGGGCAAAGCAACAGGCTCTTGCTGATTTCAAGCGTTTTCAGAACGCCCCGGATCTTGGTTCGGCCGTGCATATCCTGGCTCGAAGCGCGGATTCGCCCCTGTATCCTTTGGCATATCAGGCGGTGGCGGAATTGAAACGGCTGGAGGGTTCTGCTCTGCCCGCGGCCCAGAGAAGCCGCATTGCCATGGACAACCTGCGGCGCGTCCTGCGTCAGAACGTGAGCAATTCGCTTCGCAACATGGCGTCATCGCTCTCTTTTTTGGCCACCTGCGCCAGTTCCGCCCCCTTTATCGGCCTGTTCGGCACGGTATGGGGCATCATGCACTCCTTTCATGCCATCGGCTTGATGGGCAGCGCCTCCCTGGCCACGGTGGCTCCGGGACTCTCCGAGGCCCTCGTGGCTACGGCTATAGGTCTGGCCGTGGCTATTCCCGCGTCCGTCGCCTACAATTTTTTTCGCGGTCAGCTGGGCAGCATCGAGGTGGAACTGATCAATTTCGCCGGCGCGTTTCTGAACCGCGTGCAGCGTGAACTGCCCTGGATTTCCGGTCAGGTCGAGGTCGAGGAAAACGGCTTGACCGACCCAGATATTTGA
- a CDS encoding NAD-dependent deacylase gives MQQAADIWQNSRRVIALTGAGISVPSGIPDFRSPGGLWSQFDASVVASTWGLEHNPKAVWDFLLSALEMFEQAKPNPAHLALTRLEQAGALSCVITQNIDGLHQQAGTRNVIEFHGNCRGFYCNGCRREYPAAAAVGLQKADLPWLCDVCRRVIRPTLVFFGEAIPHEALNRSRHWSEQADLVVIIGTSGDVAPANVIPYQVKAQGGRVLEINLGQTAYGNLADVRLDLPAEECLPVLADLLTEGESQSLFSSR, from the coding sequence TTGCAACAGGCAGCCGACATCTGGCAAAATTCCCGCCGCGTCATTGCCCTGACCGGGGCCGGAATATCCGTGCCCAGCGGCATCCCGGACTTTCGAAGTCCGGGGGGATTGTGGTCCCAGTTCGATGCCAGCGTGGTCGCGAGCACCTGGGGGCTGGAGCATAATCCCAAGGCAGTCTGGGATTTTCTGCTGTCCGCTTTGGAGATGTTCGAGCAGGCAAAACCCAATCCGGCGCACTTGGCGTTGACCAGGCTTGAACAGGCCGGAGCGCTGAGTTGCGTGATCACCCAGAACATCGACGGATTGCATCAGCAGGCCGGCACGCGCAATGTCATCGAGTTCCACGGCAATTGTCGCGGATTCTACTGCAACGGGTGCCGGCGCGAATATCCGGCCGCCGCGGCCGTTGGACTTCAAAAAGCCGATCTGCCCTGGCTTTGCGACGTCTGTCGCAGAGTCATCCGGCCGACCCTGGTCTTTTTCGGGGAGGCCATTCCCCATGAGGCGTTGAACCGCAGCCGACACTGGAGTGAACAGGCGGACCTGGTCGTGATCATCGGCACGTCCGGTGATGTGGCGCCGGCCAATGTCATTCCCTACCAAGTTAAGGCTCAGGGAGGGCGGGTTTTGGAGATCAACCTGGGGCAGACCGCTTACGGCAACTTGGCTGATGTCCGCCTGGATCTCCCGGCAGAGGAATGCTTGCCGGTCCTGGCGGATCTGCTGACAGAAGGCGAATCTCAGTCCTTGTTCTCCAGCAGGTGA
- a CDS encoding histidinol phosphate phosphatase domain-containing protein, with product MIDLHTHTIFSDGAFLPSESARRAKVAGYQAMAFTDHADASNLFLLLENLNRVAGQGAAYYGLDILLGVELTHVPPGLIARMTETARMNGAQLIVVHGETIVEPVETGTNLAAIEAGVDILAHPGLISAEETRLAADKGVHLEITTRKGHSLTNGHVAAMAREFGARLVINNDAHGAGDMVSRELRQRIALGAGMTQDEYLQAEANSWALVDRKRKSGYASNPQP from the coding sequence ATGATTGATCTGCATACCCATACCATCTTCAGCGACGGGGCCTTCCTGCCCTCGGAATCGGCGCGGCGGGCCAAGGTGGCCGGATACCAGGCCATGGCCTTCACCGACCATGCGGATGCCAGCAACCTGTTTCTGTTGCTGGAGAATCTGAACCGGGTTGCCGGGCAGGGCGCCGCCTATTATGGCCTGGACATTCTGCTGGGGGTGGAGTTGACGCATGTCCCCCCAGGGCTGATCGCCCGGATGACGGAAACAGCCCGAATGAACGGAGCCCAACTCATTGTAGTGCACGGTGAGACCATTGTCGAACCGGTGGAAACCGGGACGAATCTTGCGGCTATCGAGGCCGGGGTGGATATTTTGGCCCACCCCGGCCTGATCAGTGCCGAGGAAACCAGACTGGCAGCGGATAAGGGCGTGCATCTGGAGATCACCACCCGCAAGGGGCACAGCCTGACCAATGGCCATGTCGCGGCCATGGCCCGGGAATTCGGCGCCAGACTGGTCATCAACAACGACGCGCACGGGGCCGGCGACATGGTTTCCCGGGAGCTTCGGCAACGCATTGCGCTCGGAGCGGGGATGACCCAGGACGAGTATCTTCAGGCCGAAGCCAACTCCTGGGCGCTGGTTGATCGCAAAAGGAAATCCGGATATGCATCCAACCCGCAGCCTTGA
- a CDS encoding bifunctional nuclease family protein, giving the protein MIEMQIYGLALDEDSQVPVLILKDKAEKQVLPIWIGAMEAVAISMVLNDVRLPRPMTHDLLLQAIEALGGKIRFVDVVRLHENTYYSEIEVLQGDSLKRIDSRPSDAIALGLRAQVPIRVSEEVLAQIVEVRENQYQAVLKTEDAQQWNEILEKYSVDDTKYKM; this is encoded by the coding sequence ATGATTGAAATGCAAATTTACGGATTGGCATTGGACGAGGACAGTCAGGTGCCTGTTTTGATTCTCAAGGACAAGGCGGAGAAACAGGTTCTGCCTATCTGGATCGGCGCCATGGAAGCCGTGGCCATCTCCATGGTGCTCAACGATGTTCGCTTGCCGCGCCCCATGACCCATGATCTGCTCCTGCAGGCCATTGAGGCTCTGGGCGGAAAAATTCGTTTCGTAGACGTGGTTCGGCTGCATGAGAACACATACTATTCGGAAATTGAGGTGCTGCAGGGGGATTCCCTGAAGCGGATTGATTCCCGTCCTTCGGATGCCATCGCCCTCGGATTGCGGGCCCAGGTGCCGATTCGGGTCAGCGAGGAAGTGCTGGCCCAGATTGTCGAGGTGCGGGAAAACCAGTATCAAGCCGTGCTCAAGACCGAAGACGCCCAGCAATGGAATGAGATTCTGGAAAAGTATTCGGTCGACGACACAAAGTACAAGATGTGA
- the miaB gene encoding tRNA (N6-isopentenyl adenosine(37)-C2)-methylthiotransferase MiaB has translation MRFHITTFGCQMNVHDSQWLGRTMRDKGWEDSDEDQAEVLILNTCSVRDKPEQKVYSHLGRLRDYWSRNPELFVAVGGCVAQQVGEAFFARFPYVRLVFGPDGLPMVPEALARLSREPGLRLSLLDFTESFPERDTALPDQGVQSQAFVNIMQGCDNYCAYCIVPLTRGRQRSRNSEAVIAECRSLLSRGVRDLTLLGQNVNSYGLDTKGREPVFSDLLRNIAELPGLRRLRFTTSHPKDLSSETIAAFGRFPNLCPQLHLPLQSGSNAVLRAMGRKYTLEHYLDKVELLRRERPEIALSTDLIVGFPGETDQDFEQTLEAMRHVGFESSYSFMYSDRPGTRAASMENKIIQDVKAARLKTLQDLQNEISQAALQERVGQRAEVLVEGRSKKRSAATQCFRGRDESGRTVNFAAPSGSDLDFSGQIVSVRILEAKKHSLWGCMEEVP, from the coding sequence ATGCGTTTTCATATAACCACGTTCGGCTGTCAGATGAATGTCCATGATTCCCAGTGGCTCGGTCGGACGATGCGGGACAAGGGCTGGGAGGATAGCGACGAGGACCAGGCCGAGGTCTTGATCTTGAATACGTGCAGCGTGCGGGACAAGCCGGAGCAGAAGGTCTACAGCCATCTGGGGCGACTGCGGGATTACTGGAGTCGAAACCCGGAGCTTTTCGTGGCCGTGGGCGGATGCGTGGCCCAGCAGGTGGGGGAGGCTTTTTTCGCCCGCTTTCCCTATGTGCGCCTGGTTTTCGGACCGGACGGCCTGCCCATGGTTCCCGAAGCCTTGGCCCGTCTATCTCGTGAACCCGGCCTGCGCCTGAGCCTGTTGGATTTCACGGAATCGTTTCCCGAGCGCGACACGGCATTGCCGGACCAGGGTGTGCAAAGCCAAGCCTTTGTCAACATCATGCAGGGCTGCGACAATTATTGCGCCTACTGCATTGTTCCGTTGACCAGAGGCCGGCAGCGTTCCAGGAACAGCGAGGCGGTAATCGCCGAATGCCGGAGCCTGTTGTCCCGCGGGGTACGGGACCTCACTCTGCTGGGGCAGAACGTGAACAGTTACGGACTGGACACAAAGGGCAGGGAACCGGTTTTTTCTGATCTGCTGCGAAATATTGCCGAATTGCCCGGCTTGCGGAGACTTCGCTTCACCACATCACATCCCAAGGATCTCTCGTCCGAAACCATTGCCGCTTTCGGCCGCTTCCCGAATCTGTGCCCGCAACTGCACCTGCCCTTGCAGTCCGGCTCCAATGCGGTATTGCGGGCCATGGGCCGAAAATATACACTTGAACATTACCTGGACAAGGTGGAACTCTTACGCCGGGAGCGGCCGGAGATCGCCTTGAGTACCGACCTGATCGTCGGCTTCCCCGGGGAGACGGACCAGGATTTTGAGCAAACCCTGGAAGCCATGCGTCACGTGGGTTTTGAAAGCAGTTATTCCTTTATGTACTCGGACCGACCCGGAACCCGGGCCGCATCCATGGAGAACAAGATCATCCAGGACGTCAAGGCCGCACGGCTCAAGACGCTGCAGGACCTGCAAAATGAGATTTCGCAGGCTGCACTGCAGGAACGGGTCGGGCAGCGGGCCGAAGTGCTGGTCGAGGGGCGGAGCAAGAAGCGCTCTGCGGCGACTCAGTGCTTTCGCGGTCGCGACGAATCCGGTCGAACCGTGAATTTTGCCGCACCTTCCGGTTCGGATCTTGATTTTTCAGGACAAATTGTATCCGTGCGCATCCTGGAAGCCAAAAAGCATTCCCTTTGGGGGTGCATGGAGGAGGTCCCATGA
- a CDS encoding adenylyl-sulfate kinase, translating into MTHPEKQGWALWFVGLPGSGKSSIAKAVLEALRECGAVVTYLEMDARRKAYFPNPTYSAEERARAYELFLQEAEHVVAQGQGVIMDGTAYQAAMRRQARARIRKFAEVYIRCPLEIAIAREQGRPEGLVMAGLYEKALDRQRTGRDHPGLGQVVGVDVPFEEDPQAECVVDSGAVTVAEARDQVLHFFEQWATT; encoded by the coding sequence ATGACGCATCCAGAAAAGCAGGGCTGGGCCTTGTGGTTTGTCGGACTGCCCGGTTCCGGTAAAAGCTCCATTGCCAAAGCGGTTCTTGAAGCCTTGCGGGAATGCGGGGCGGTTGTGACGTATCTGGAAATGGATGCCCGCCGCAAGGCATACTTTCCCAATCCGACCTATTCCGCTGAGGAACGGGCACGGGCCTATGAGCTATTTCTCCAGGAAGCCGAACATGTCGTGGCTCAGGGACAGGGCGTGATCATGGACGGCACTGCCTATCAGGCAGCCATGCGTCGGCAAGCCAGAGCCCGGATTCGCAAGTTTGCCGAAGTCTATATCCGCTGTCCGCTGGAAATCGCCATTGCGAGGGAACAAGGTCGCCCCGAGGGACTGGTCATGGCCGGCCTGTATGAAAAGGCCCTGGATCGGCAACGCACGGGAAGGGACCACCCCGGGCTGGGACAGGTGGTCGGAGTGGACGTGCCCTTTGAAGAGGACCCCCAGGCGGAATGCGTGGTGGATTCCGGGGCGGTCACCGTTGCGGAGGCCAGGGACCAGGTGCTGCATTTTTTTGAACAGTGGGCAACGACGTAG
- a CDS encoding phosphotransferase family protein has translation MPMRNQKRPALRMNMSKLEAYLRDQFGSGVRLLDAREIGAQGTQGMKDFGYGKPVFIRFEQNGETREAVLSTMRGDKYGHQFYWDRAAILMFQYETSARMEKHVRPLALGYVNQRDDMIPVNDPREFFILNEMVQGYDYFRDLERIRKKGLEQQDLDRAQSFARWLARVHAEKKDDPDLYLRRIRNLIGASECIFGLVDSYPHPYEMFPPDRFRNLECRLIDRRWKLRNYSHRLAAVHGDFHPWNVLIQPDGDFRVLDRSRGEWGDAADDISTMSCNYLLFGLYDQPKLSGPFERLYMTFWDEYLERTNDREILEVIAPFYVFRSLVIASPEWYPNHPVEVREGLFRFMENVLADDSFAYDRINSYMS, from the coding sequence ATGCCGATGCGTAACCAGAAAAGGCCGGCCTTGCGCATGAACATGTCCAAGCTCGAGGCCTATTTGCGGGATCAGTTCGGTTCCGGCGTCCGTTTGCTGGATGCGCGGGAGATCGGAGCGCAGGGCACCCAGGGCATGAAGGACTTCGGCTACGGCAAACCGGTTTTCATTCGTTTTGAGCAGAACGGGGAAACTAGGGAAGCCGTGCTCTCCACCATGCGCGGCGACAAGTACGGCCATCAGTTTTATTGGGACCGGGCGGCGATCCTCATGTTTCAGTACGAGACCAGCGCCAGGATGGAGAAACATGTTCGCCCCCTGGCTCTGGGCTACGTGAACCAAAGAGACGACATGATTCCCGTGAATGATCCCCGGGAATTTTTCATTCTTAATGAAATGGTCCAGGGGTATGATTACTTTCGGGATCTGGAACGGATCAGGAAAAAGGGACTGGAGCAGCAGGACCTGGACAGAGCGCAATCCTTCGCCCGCTGGCTGGCCAGGGTGCACGCCGAAAAGAAAGACGATCCGGATCTGTATCTGCGGCGCATCCGGAATCTTATCGGCGCCTCGGAGTGCATTTTCGGGCTGGTGGATTCCTACCCTCATCCCTATGAGATGTTTCCGCCGGACCGGTTCCGGAATCTTGAATGTCGGCTCATTGATCGACGCTGGAAGCTCCGGAATTATTCGCATCGCCTGGCCGCGGTGCATGGCGATTTCCATCCATGGAACGTCCTGATCCAGCCGGACGGGGATTTTCGGGTTCTGGACCGCAGTCGCGGCGAATGGGGCGATGCGGCGGATGACATTTCCACCATGAGCTGCAACTACCTGCTCTTCGGCCTCTATGATCAACCCAAGCTTTCCGGACCGTTCGAGAGGCTGTACATGACCTTCTGGGATGAATACCTGGAGCGGACCAATGACCGCGAGATCCTGGAGGTCATTGCTCCCTTTTATGTTTTCCGGTCCCTGGTCATTGCTTCGCCGGAATGGTATCCCAATCATCCGGTGGAAGTCCGGGAAGGATTGTTCCGGTTCATGGAAAATGTCCTCGCGGACGACAGTTTCGCCTACGACCGGATCAATTCCTACATGAGCTGA
- a CDS encoding carbohydrate kinase family protein produces the protein MNILVSGSIAYDRIMPFPGRFADHIMPDKIHILNVCFLVNGVNEKFGGTAGNIAYSLSLLGEKPQILAAAGGKDFGSYEQWLRKLGLAQETIRIIPDELTASAYITTDQSDNQITGFNPAAMNHSSNFDFSNISPDDTLSVVAPGNLDDMYNYSRMYREKGVRYIFDPGQNIPAFSGEKMLEMLTGADILISNDYELEMIMKNTGADRDELLRRAGTIITTLGENGCIVLRPEAENRLPAAKVSAVVDPTGAGDAFRAGLVKGLVNGRSVNDAAKMGMTSAAYAVEHHGTQEHSFSQDAFWSRYNENYG, from the coding sequence ATGAACATTCTTGTTTCCGGATCCATCGCCTATGACCGCATCATGCCGTTTCCCGGCCGTTTTGCCGACCACATCATGCCGGACAAGATCCACATTTTGAACGTCTGCTTCCTGGTCAACGGGGTGAATGAAAAATTCGGCGGCACGGCCGGAAACATCGCCTATTCCTTGAGCCTGCTGGGAGAAAAGCCGCAAATCCTGGCCGCGGCCGGGGGCAAGGATTTCGGGAGCTATGAACAGTGGCTGCGGAAACTGGGCTTGGCCCAGGAAACCATCCGGATCATTCCCGATGAACTGACCGCATCGGCCTACATCACCACGGATCAATCCGACAACCAGATCACCGGATTCAATCCGGCGGCCATGAACCACTCCTCAAATTTTGATTTCTCCAATATCTCGCCGGACGACACCCTTTCCGTCGTGGCTCCGGGAAACCTCGACGACATGTACAACTACAGCCGGATGTACCGGGAAAAGGGCGTGCGCTACATCTTTGATCCGGGACAGAACATACCTGCCTTTTCCGGGGAAAAAATGCTCGAAATGCTTACCGGGGCAGACATCCTCATTTCCAATGATTATGAATTGGAAATGATCATGAAAAATACCGGAGCAGACAGGGATGAATTGCTGCGGCGGGCCGGAACCATCATCACCACGCTCGGTGAAAACGGATGTATCGTCCTGCGGCCGGAGGCAGAGAACAGGCTCCCCGCAGCCAAGGTATCCGCGGTCGTTGATCCCACCGGAGCGGGCGATGCCTTCCGGGCCGGACTGGTCAAGGGGTTGGTGAATGGGCGAAGCGTGAATGATGCCGCCAAGATGGGCATGACCAGCGCCGCCTATGCCGTGGAACACCATGGCACCCAGGAGCATTCCTTTTCCCAGGATGCGTTTTGGAGCAGGTACAACGAGAACTACGGATGA
- the cutA gene encoding divalent-cation tolerance protein CutA, with amino-acid sequence MQPIMVYMTAENLDQAKVIARELIENRLAACVNVLEGMRSMYHWEGSIEESREVVVLAKTREELLPDLTRRVREVHTYDCPCIVSWPLTGGHQPFLDWIGKETGAAG; translated from the coding sequence ATGCAACCGATCATGGTCTACATGACGGCCGAAAATTTGGATCAGGCCAAGGTTATTGCCCGGGAATTGATCGAGAATCGATTGGCAGCCTGCGTCAACGTGCTGGAAGGAATGCGCTCCATGTACCATTGGGAAGGCAGCATTGAGGAAAGCCGGGAAGTCGTTGTTCTGGCCAAAACACGAGAGGAATTGCTGCCAGATTTGACCCGACGCGTCCGTGAGGTTCATACTTATGATTGCCCATGCATCGTCTCCTGGCCCTTGACCGGCGGCCATCAGCCCTTTCTGGACTGGATCGGTAAGGAAACCGGAGCAGCCGGGTAA